The following proteins come from a genomic window of Mariniflexile sp. TRM1-10:
- a CDS encoding DUF4998 domain-containing protein: MKYIYKKFYLQGAALLIMLISVVACTTMDEGYNKFLKGGEISYTGKIDSLEIFSGKNRVKVKGLFISDPKITECRVFWNSGADSIVVPIARTEGVDTLDIIINDLEENIYSFDVRTYDALGNKSISVSEIGTSYGERYQKSLFQRPVISNEIIGGALTIEYASMDLSSGVFGTEVNYIDVNDSQKSIIVPIDSSNVVIEDFKGGTEYAYRTLFLPDETCIDTFSTDFTTHKPLLEITLPPYFKNASIPFAKVSDKGRWSTPAEWVVNEGAKSHSGEGGLDNDIFNLESGWGQPDIINGKVYQRMNLPPGTYAYTINIKETNYEGADNNLDQAYFIVAEGGDLPDVSDAETSESTIVYERVNKVNGLTRTLVFTLTKELTQIVIGVETTNDKGAGRYLKINSFSLNQFTEAPYFKNASAPFDKVFDNGRWSTPADWVVNEGAKSHGGQGGLDGDLFNLESGWGAPPIINGKIYQTMFLEAGTYTYGINIKETNYEGAIANKEQAYFVVAKGSTLPDVIDVETSSETIVYERINKDNGVNRSLGFTLTEAAQVSIGVETTNADNSYGRYLKINSFTLTKN; the protein is encoded by the coding sequence TAATGTTAATAAGTGTAGTGGCATGTACTACAATGGATGAAGGGTATAATAAGTTCTTGAAAGGAGGGGAAATCTCTTATACAGGAAAAATAGATTCTTTAGAAATTTTTTCTGGTAAAAATAGAGTTAAAGTAAAAGGACTTTTTATATCGGATCCAAAAATTACAGAGTGTAGGGTTTTTTGGAATAGTGGAGCAGATTCTATAGTAGTTCCAATAGCCAGAACCGAAGGAGTTGATACACTTGACATTATAATTAATGATCTAGAGGAAAATATTTATAGTTTTGATGTTCGTACCTATGATGCTTTAGGTAATAAATCTATTTCTGTCTCAGAAATAGGAACTTCTTATGGAGAACGTTATCAAAAATCTTTATTTCAACGTCCGGTTATATCAAATGAAATCATAGGAGGGGCACTTACTATTGAATATGCTTCAATGGATTTGTCCTCAGGTGTTTTTGGAACTGAAGTGAATTATATTGATGTAAACGATAGTCAAAAAAGTATCATCGTTCCAATTGATAGCTCAAATGTTGTTATAGAAGATTTTAAAGGTGGTACTGAATATGCTTACAGAACGTTATTCTTGCCTGATGAAACCTGTATAGATACTTTTTCTACAGATTTCACAACCCATAAACCACTACTAGAGATAACTTTGCCACCGTATTTTAAAAATGCTTCTATACCATTTGCAAAAGTATCAGATAAGGGGAGATGGTCTACACCAGCAGAGTGGGTTGTAAATGAAGGAGCAAAAAGCCATAGTGGAGAAGGTGGTTTGGATAATGATATTTTTAATTTAGAAAGTGGTTGGGGACAACCAGATATTATAAATGGTAAGGTATATCAAAGAATGAATTTACCTCCTGGAACCTATGCTTACACGATTAATATTAAGGAGACCAATTATGAAGGTGCAGACAATAACCTTGATCAAGCTTATTTTATCGTTGCTGAAGGTGGAGATTTACCAGATGTAAGTGATGCTGAGACTTCTGAATCAACAATCGTTTACGAGCGTGTTAACAAAGTCAATGGGTTAACCAGAACATTGGTATTTACACTAACAAAAGAATTAACACAGATTGTGATAGGTGTAGAGACTACGAACGATAAAGGGGCGGGAAGGTATTTGAAAATCAATTCCTTTTCATTGAATCAATTTACTGAAGCACCATACTTTAAAAATGCTTCGGCACCATTTGATAAAGTATTTGATAATGGAAGATGGTCTACTCCTGCAGATTGGGTTGTAAATGAAGGAGCAAAAAGCCATGGTGGACAAGGAGGATTAGATGGGGACTTGTTTAATTTAGAAAGTGGTTGGGGAGCTCCACCTATCATAAACGGTAAGATTTACCAAACCATGTTCCTTGAGGCTGGGACATATACCTATGGGATTAATATCAAGGAAACAAATTATGAAGGGGCAATAGCCAATAAAGAACAAGCTTATTTTGTTGTAGCAAAAGGTAGCACTTTACCAGATGTTATTGATGTTGAGACATCTTCGGAAACAATAGTTTATGAAAGAATTAATAAAGACAATGGAGTAAATAGATCTTTAGGGTTTACTTTAACAGAAGCGGCACAAGTTTCTATAGGAGTTGAAACGACAAATGCAGATAATTCTTATGGTCGTTATTTGAAAATAAACTCTTTTACATTGACTAAAAATTAA